Proteins from one Candidatus Binataceae bacterium genomic window:
- a CDS encoding aminopeptidase — MSARPRAIALLLAALAMAGALGGCEVPYLMHGAYEEVRLLWKRRPIEQVLELPDLPPDIRAKLKLVLAVRDFARDNLGLNVGGAYSSVVPVDKSAVTWVLMAAPPDQLVPHTWYFPIVGDVPYKGFFSRHAAQAAAADLQEQGLDTFVRSAVAFSSLGWFDDPLLSNLLGLDQVVLAGVIIHELFHRTYYLAGDAMFDESAASWIGNAGAVRFFELTQGPNSPQAVAARAVLQSDLTFAAFLKQEVARLLLLYASKLPRAQMLRRRKLLFASIQADYARLRPQLSGLERFDLDRQPLNNAVIINYRIYFHRLDAFDALNHAHEGDLRATIASIIALAKAHPDHPFEAISQAVSAAPRSAATAAIR; from the coding sequence GTGAGCGCACGCCCGCGCGCGATCGCCCTCCTGCTCGCCGCGCTCGCAATGGCGGGTGCGCTGGGCGGCTGCGAGGTGCCCTACCTGATGCACGGCGCATACGAAGAGGTCCGTCTGCTGTGGAAGCGCCGGCCCATCGAGCAGGTGCTGGAGCTGCCCGATCTGCCGCCCGACATCCGCGCCAAACTCAAACTGGTGCTGGCGGTGCGCGATTTCGCCCGCGATAATCTGGGGCTCAATGTCGGCGGGGCTTATTCCAGTGTGGTGCCAGTGGACAAATCCGCCGTGACCTGGGTCTTGATGGCGGCGCCGCCGGACCAGCTCGTGCCCCATACCTGGTATTTCCCGATTGTGGGCGACGTGCCCTACAAGGGCTTCTTCTCGCGTCACGCGGCGCAGGCCGCGGCCGCCGATTTGCAAGAGCAGGGGCTGGATACCTTCGTACGCTCGGCGGTGGCCTTTTCCAGCCTGGGCTGGTTCGATGACCCGCTGCTGTCCAACCTGCTGGGACTGGACCAGGTGGTGCTAGCCGGCGTGATTATCCACGAGCTGTTTCATCGCACCTACTATCTGGCCGGCGACGCGATGTTCGACGAGTCAGCGGCGAGCTGGATCGGTAACGCCGGCGCGGTGCGCTTTTTCGAACTCACCCAGGGGCCTAACTCGCCGCAGGCGGTTGCCGCGCGGGCGGTGCTGCAAAGCGATCTGACCTTTGCCGCTTTCCTCAAACAGGAAGTCGCTCGTCTTCTTCTTCTGTACGCCAGCAAACTGCCGCGGGCCCAAATGCTGCGTCGGCGTAAGCTGCTCTTTGCCAGCATCCAGGCCGACTACGCTCGCCTGCGCCCCCAGCTCTCGGGACTGGAGCGTTTCGACCTCGATCGCCAGCCGCTCAACAACGCGGTGATAATCAACTACCGAATCTACTTTCATCGGCTGGACGCCTTTGACGCGCTTAACCATGCGCATGAGGGCGACTTGCGGGCCACCATCGCCAGTATCATCGCGTTGGCCAAGGCCCATCCCGACCATCCCTTCGAGGCGATCAGCCAGGCCGTGTCGGCCGCTCCTCGCTCCGCTGCCACCGCGGCTATCCGCTGA